In Xyrauchen texanus isolate HMW12.3.18 chromosome 14, RBS_HiC_50CHRs, whole genome shotgun sequence, the following are encoded in one genomic region:
- the LOC127655357 gene encoding SLIT and NTRK-like protein 5: MTAHLSVQRPSIFINMHMLILAISSFATFFSLTEMFSIYGDVCRSLCLCEERDGIFTASCENRGINSLSEVTPLHFTAYHLLLTGNLLKKVSLNDFAHYEGLTILHLGNNDISEMEAGAFNGLQGLKRLHLNNNKLEALKDDTFLGLESLEYLQIDFNYISHIEPKTLSIFHHLEVLILNDNLLSALPYNIFQYVPLTHLDLRGNLLKVLPYNGLLEHLSHIVELQLEENPWNCSCELIPLKAWLESISYTALVGDVVCETPFRLHGRDLDEISKQELCPRRAIAEYEMQAESAHSSDILYKTTPATAMAAFASSNILRSTRPTKSSRSSGKLRTKPTSRTSSGKPQNYGPMLAYQTKSSVPVDCPSACTCNLQISDLGLNVNCQERKIESISDLDPKPYNPKKMYLTGNYISSVHDTDFSGATGLDLLHLGNNRIAIIHDRTFGQLTHLRRLYLNGNLIERLTEDMLYGLQSLQFLYLEYNVIREIAVGAFQQAPNLQLLFLNNNLLKTLPVGIFDGLSLARLNLRSNHFRTLPVGGVLEELTSLVQIDLFENPWDCSCVVVEMKNWLEQLNAGTVVNTVICESPLRLSGEDMRYIRSSHLCPENSHVQSSVVPPSEESFPGSTITLETALDYDTQYPAVPLSVLILALLLLFIISVFVAAGLFVVIMNRRKKSERLASLTTNASSFNAIYKDRATLKSRTSAGHVYEYIPPAAEGITKNAPCGASMANSIKPYRDFEELNKALACNSDEEVGSNAKSSEFSAGTPDALNRHSPLLDDNYFYQDNLTRDQQASYRGNLPCKHGTHASAHCAPDFDVRHQYLEPERTQQTMVYCSTPTTVYIEPNRSEYWELKAKLHFEPDYLEVHEKRTTFTQF, encoded by the coding sequence TGTGTCTCTGTGAAGAAAGAGATGGGATCTTCACAGCCAGCTGTGAAAACCGAGGAATTAACAGTCTGTCGGAGGTAACACCTTTACACTTCACTGCCTATCATCTTCTGCTCACAGGGAATCTGTTAAAGAAAGTCTCTTTAAACGATTTTGCTCATTATGAAGGACTCACTATTTTACATTTAGGGAACAATGATATATCAGAAATGGAAGCTGGTGCATTTAATGGACTCCAGGGATTAAAAAGACTCCACTTAAACAATAACAAACTTGAAGCTCTAAAGGACGATACGTTCCTTGGACTCGAGAGCTTGGAGTACCTACAGATAGACTTCAATTATATTAGTCACATTGAACCAAAAACCTTGAGCATATTTCATCATTTAGAGGTGCTCATTCTGAATGATAATTTGCTATCTGCTTTGCCCTACAACATTTTTCAGTATGTTCCCTTAACTCATCTTGACCTGAGGGGAAATCTACTCAAAGTTCTTCCCTATAATGGCCTTTTGGAACATCTGAGTCACATTGTTGAGTTACAGCTTGAAGAAAATCCTTGGAATTGTTCCTGTGAGCTCATTCCTCTCAAAGCATGGCTCGAGAGTATATCCTACACGGCATTAGTTGGAGATGTGGTTTGCGAAACACCTTTTCGCCTGCATGGACGAGACCTTGATGAGATCTCCAAACAGGAACTGTGTCCCCGGAGAGCCATCGCTGAGTATGAAATGCAAGCAGAATCAGCTCATAGCAGCGATATTCTCTACAAAACCACACCGGCGACAGCGATGGCAGCCTTTGCATCCTCAAACATCTTGCGCTCTACAAGACCAACAAAAAGCAGCCGTTCGTCAGGGAAGCTACGCACCAAACCCACTTCTCGCACGTCCTCCGGCAAACCACAGAACTATGGCCCGATGTTGGCCTACCAGACGAAATCTTCAGTTCCAGTAGACTGTCCCAGTGCATGCACTTGCAATCTCCAAATCTCAGACCTCGGTTTAAACGTTAACTGTCAAGAGCGAAAAATCGAGAGCATTTCGGATCTCGATCCCAAACCATACAACCCGAAAAAGATGTATCTCACTGGTAACTACATCTCTTCTGTGCACGATACAGACTTCAGTGGCGCTACGGGATTAGACTTGCTTCACTTAGGCAACAATCGCATAGCCATCATTCATGACCGAACATTTGGGCAACTAACACATCTGAGAAGGCTCTACCTAAACGGAAACTTAATAGAGCGACTCACTGAGGATATGTTGTATGGACTACAAAGCCTCCAGTTTCTCTATCTGGAATATAATGTAATTCGTGAGATAGCGGTGGGCGCCTTCCAGCAAGCTCCCAACCTTCAATTGCTTTTCCTCAACAATAACCTCCTCAAGACTCTACCAGTGGGGATCTTTGACGGATTAAGTCTAGCTCGATTAAATCTGCGCAGCAACCACTTTCGTACTCTACCAGTTGGCGGTGTGTTAGAAGAGCTCACGTCACTGGTACAAATAGATCTGTTTGAGAACCCCTGGGATTGCtcatgtgttgttgtggagatgAAGAACTGGTTGGAGCAGCTTAATGCTGGCACCGTGGTGAACACCGTCATTTGTGAATCTCCGTTGAGACTCTCGGGAGAGGATATGAGGTATATTCGTTCTTCTCATCTCTGCCCAGAAAATTCACATGTGCAGTCTTCAGTTGTCCCACCCTCAGAGGAATCCTTTCCTGGCAGTACTATCACCTTAGAAACAGCCTTGGATTATGACACACAATATCCCGCAGTCCCCCTCTCAGTTCTTATACTCGCCTTACTGCTTCTTTTTATAATATCcgtgtttgtggctgcagggctTTTCGTTGTCATAATGAATCGCCGCAAAAAATCTGAACGCTTGGCTTCACTGACCACCAACGCAAGCTCGTTCAATGCAATCTACAAAGACAGGGCAACTCTGAAGTCTAGAACATCCGCAGGCCACGTCTACGAGTACATTCCACCCGCAGCGGAGGGCATCACAAAAAACGCCCCCTGCGGTGCTAGCATGGCTAATTCAATTAAGCCTTACAGAGACTTTGAAGAGCTTAACAAAGCTCTGGCGTGTAACTCGGATGAAGAGGTGGGGAGCAATGCAAAAAGCTCGGAGTTCAGTGCAGGCACGCCGGATGCGCTCAACAGACACTCACCTCTTTTAGATGACAACTATTTTTACCAAGATAACTTGACGAGGGACCAGCAGGCTTCTTACAGGGGTAATTTACCATGCAAGCATGGCACACATGCTTCAGCTCACTGTGCACCAGACTTTGATGTGAGACATCAATACTTGGAACCAGAAAGGACTCAGCAGACCATGGTGTACTGCTCGACACCAACCACCGTCTACATAGAGCCGAACAGAAGCGAATACTGGGAACTGAAAGCAAAGCTTCACTTTGAACCAGACTATTTGGAAGTTCACGAGAAAAGGACCACCTTTACCCAGTTCTGA